Genomic segment of Fibrobacter sp. UWH6:
GCTAGCGTTTCCCTTGTGCTTCCCCAATCCAATCCTCAAAAAAACATCCAGATCCGCACCCAGTCCGATGTGGGAACAGACCAAATCCAAATATCCATCGCCGCCACCTTCAAAAAAAAGGCAAGAGCTCCCTTCCACCCCGCCCACGCCTATCTGCAACTAAAAGGGCTTTTTTAGCCAGGAATCGCCTAAAGGTAACGTTCTGTATACAAGCTGTATACTCGAGTATACAAGAAAATTTCACTTTTTTTCTCTGCACACCCAAGATTATCTATCTTTGGGATACCCAAACACTCCCTGAGCCCGCTAGGTTACCTCCTTTACCTCGCGGGCTCTTTCTTTTTGTGGGTATTCGGGACTCCAGCGCAAATTGTTAAATTTTACGTTATGATGATTGCAGCAATTATTGGAGCCGTCGCCTTCGCTCCTTCTATCGGGTTGAATATCGCCCTGGCTCTGGGGGCCCCCCTAGGTGCATACGCCATGAGCGGACGCCACCGCGTCGTTCCCAAGGAAGTACGCAAGGCATTCGTTGTTCCCATCATCATGCAGTTCGTGGCGCTGTGGTTTCTGCTTACCGCCGGTGCCGTGTTGCCCGATGCCGCAAACCAGTTGCTGCCCGCCATCATCACCAAGATTTTCGCGTTCTTTTTCGCCTTGTACCTGACGTTCTATGCCGCCACGGTTTTGTTCAGTGCCAGCCACAAGGAAAAGACCGTCATGGGATTTTTCGCCGTCGTCAGCGCATTCTGTTTTTGGGCCACCGCATTCGGAACCCTGAACTATGACTGATTTCGCAGAAAACGTCGGCAAGGCCAGCCCGAAACCGCCCAAGCACAACTTCCAACGAGATCTGGAGTACATCCTCCGCGGATTGGAAAAGCGTAAAGAAGTTCCCACTTTGCTGTTGCACGCCTGCTGCGCTCCCTGCAGCAGCCATTCCATCGAGTACTTGTCCCAGTATTTCCGCATCACGGTTTTCTATTACAATCCCAACATCGCCCCCGACGAGGAATACCGTCACCGCGTCGCAGAAATCAAGCGCTTCGTTGCAGAATTCCCCACCAAGCATCCGGTAACGCTGATCGAGGGCGAGTACGTCCCGAAGAAATTCTACGACGCAGTCCGCGGGCTGGAAAAGGAACCCGAAGGCGGCAAGCGCTGTCGCAAATGTTTCGAATTGCGTCTTTCGGAATCCGCAAGAATCGCAAAGGAACTGGACTGCGAATACGTCACCACCACGCTGACCATCAGCCCCATGAAAGACGCACAACTGCTGAACGAAATTATGCAGGAACAGTGCCAGAAATACGGCGTAAGGCGACTGCCCACGGACCTGAAAAAGAAGGGCGGATTCAAGCGTTCCACCGAACTTTCGGAGCAGTACCATCTTTACCGTCAGAACTTCTGCGGCTGCGTCTATTCCCAGCGGGAAGCTCAAGAACGTGAAGCACGCGCCGCCGCTAAAGCGATTGCAACAAAAGCTACCGAAACCGAGGCTATAGAAAACAGCACCGGCATCTAAGCAGCAACCGCCATCGCAAACGAAGACTGCGCCGCCGCAAAAACTGCAGAAAGCAACGCAGAACTCTAAAGCGATTTCAGTAACGCCACAAGACTGAAAATATCCCAGGGGTTTTCGTCCACAAATTCGCAGGGGACATGGATTGCCGGCAAGATGTAGCTTAAGGTTGTCTTCGGCGCCCCAAAGCAACGCCTATCCCTCATGAGGATTTCCCGAGGGGCAGGCACCAGACCCGCAGAGGTCTCGCGATAGTCTATGGCGTTGTGAACCTTGTTCCCGCAGGAAATACAAGTCCCGCTAATGGAATGTGTGCCCGAAAGCATTGACCCACAGCACCAGTAATTATAAACGTCTCCACTGCAATGGGGGCAGCCATGATGGGCAACACCAAAGCAGTACTTGTAGTAGTTCAGAAGTTCACCGAGGCAAATGTACCTGCCCCCAAACCAGCAGTAGCTAAAGCCCACGTTGCTAAACTGCAGGGAGGCAAACTCCCGATACTTCATCACAAAATCCTTATGCTTCAGAATCAGCGGCAGGTTCTGCAAAAAACATTCCGCCCCATGATCACGGCCTAGGGCAGCAGACATTTTCTTGCGCAATTCATGCTGGGCAAGAGCTTCGGCCAGTTCTTTTTCGCCAATATCCAGCGTCTCGTAAATGAAGGAACGCAAACGCCTGGGGACAATTCCATTTTCCGCCATATGGCAAAATTTTGCCAGCAGGCTGGATTCCGTTTCCTTGAGTTTTACATTCCGGCTTTCGCAGCGACGCCTGTACATTTCCAGAAGATCGCCGGGAACATAGCCCTTTGCAGCCATTCTTTCACGAATAATTCGTGCCAATTCAATGGCGGAATCCACATGGAAACCGTCACAGAACTTCTTTACAATTTGAGAATGAGAATTGGGTCCGTTCTTCGGACTAAAATCAA
This window contains:
- a CDS encoding epoxyqueuosine reductase QueH, which codes for MTDFAENVGKASPKPPKHNFQRDLEYILRGLEKRKEVPTLLLHACCAPCSSHSIEYLSQYFRITVFYYNPNIAPDEEYRHRVAEIKRFVAEFPTKHPVTLIEGEYVPKKFYDAVRGLEKEPEGGKRCRKCFELRLSESARIAKELDCEYVTTTLTISPMKDAQLLNEIMQEQCQKYGVRRLPTDLKKKGGFKRSTELSEQYHLYRQNFCGCVYSQREAQEREARAAAKAIATKATETEAIENSTGI